In the genome of Christensenella timonensis, one region contains:
- a CDS encoding putative polysaccharide biosynthesis protein — MSSTTKSLIKSTLILGAAGVIVKIVGALYRIVLAEFISLEGMSYYQQAFPVYSALLIISTVGLPIAISKLVSERVTTGDYRGAYAVFKTSRMFLILVGVITSVAMFCLAGPITQLQALPGGQYSLMALAPALFFVSVMCAYRGYFQGLQNMKPTALSQIIEQFVKVAAGLALAYLLLKWTGRMEFGAMGALLGITISEAVALLYTMGAYGKQKRQMTEDMMLAYKSKLSWPEIKPLLGKVLVLALPVTVAGLVMPIVAFVDSVIIPRSLLALGYESTAIRSMYGTLSGGVLTIINLAAIVSQALQMSVVPAISEALKLGDGDRVKANVLHGIKFAFLEGIPVTVAFFVFASPIFSFLYPSSTPAQHELATGLLMTMCSVAVFLPFMQTMTGVLQGIGKQNLPPIALAVGAGVKIGLSLFLMSIPQINIYGAVIGTVMCYIIAAVMNYLFVRKYTGVRIRWGEHLLKPVAATAVMAAVAYLVYSLIAPYSNAVGVLACVVAGLAVYFVMLVLVKAVNEREMLQIRGGKKIVQALKKLHVWK, encoded by the coding sequence ATGTCAAGCACGACAAAAAGCCTGATCAAAAGTACGTTGATATTAGGCGCTGCCGGCGTGATCGTCAAGATCGTAGGCGCGCTTTACAGGATCGTTCTCGCGGAGTTCATTTCTTTGGAAGGAATGAGCTATTACCAGCAGGCGTTTCCCGTTTATTCGGCCCTGCTCATCATTTCCACGGTGGGGCTGCCCATTGCGATTTCAAAACTTGTGTCCGAGCGTGTAACGACAGGGGACTACAGGGGGGCGTACGCCGTTTTCAAAACGTCGCGTATGTTCCTTATTTTGGTTGGCGTCATTACGTCTGTTGCCATGTTCTGTTTGGCAGGGCCGATCACGCAGCTGCAGGCATTGCCCGGCGGACAGTATTCGCTGATGGCGCTTGCGCCCGCTTTATTCTTCGTATCCGTGATGTGCGCATACCGCGGCTATTTCCAAGGGCTGCAAAACATGAAGCCTACGGCGCTCTCGCAAATCATTGAGCAGTTCGTGAAGGTAGCGGCGGGGCTGGCGCTTGCATATTTGCTGCTCAAGTGGACGGGACGCATGGAATTCGGCGCTATGGGCGCGCTCCTCGGTATTACGATCTCCGAGGCGGTTGCGCTTTTGTATACGATGGGCGCATACGGCAAGCAAAAGAGGCAAATGACCGAGGATATGATGCTGGCTTACAAAAGCAAGCTTTCGTGGCCGGAGATCAAGCCTTTGCTGGGCAAAGTGCTGGTGCTGGCACTTCCCGTTACAGTGGCGGGGCTCGTCATGCCGATCGTCGCCTTTGTGGATTCCGTTATCATCCCGCGCAGCCTGCTTGCCCTGGGATATGAAAGCACTGCGATACGCAGCATGTACGGGACGCTGTCGGGCGGCGTACTGACGATTATCAATTTGGCGGCGATCGTTTCGCAGGCGCTGCAAATGAGCGTCGTGCCCGCGATCAGCGAAGCGCTCAAGCTGGGCGACGGCGACCGCGTCAAAGCAAACGTACTGCACGGGATCAAGTTTGCGTTTTTGGAAGGGATACCGGTGACGGTTGCGTTTTTTGTATTCGCATCACCGATCTTTTCGTTCTTATATCCGAGCTCCACACCTGCGCAGCACGAGCTTGCGACGGGCCTGCTTATGACTATGTGCTCGGTAGCAGTGTTCCTGCCGTTCATGCAGACCATGACGGGAGTGCTGCAGGGGATCGGCAAACAAAACCTGCCGCCTATCGCGCTTGCGGTAGGGGCGGGGGTCAAGATCGGGCTGAGCTTGTTTTTGATGAGTATTCCGCAGATCAACATTTACGGCGCCGTTATTGGGACTGTCATGTGTTATATTATTGCGGCGGTCATGAATTACCTGTTTGTGCGCAAGTATACGGGCGTACGCATCCGGTGGGGGGAGCACCTCTTAAAGCCTGTCGCTGCGACAGCCGTCATGGCGGCCGTTGCCTATTTGGTATATTCGCTGATCGCTCCATACTCAAATGCGGTCGGCGTGCTTGCATGCGTGGTGGCCGGTTTGGCCGTATACTTCGTTATGCTGGTGCTTGTCAAGGCGGTAAACGAGAGGGAAATGCTGCAAATCCGCGGAGGGAAAAAGATTGTACAGGCGCTTAAAAAGCTGCATGTATGGAAATAA
- a CDS encoding pectate lyase-like adhesive domain-containing protein, producing MRKAAGKKRFKMNRIILLILAVALIAAGIPAYAQETTQLPAGQDMAVADEPETLPTEEPQEESGTQPPKTLIGQEKEEELPEAGNTPEVSPALPSPPPVLETAEPQPQAEENTEELSIMPLTIATDGLDANEVMVDNFADLKTVLEDYSAYAGVDTIYLNGDITYLAGGIAVNKNRNALTIIGHPKGEGGQYTITDIAGGAPGNAIRILKNNFNLTIRDININGKNYYGPFVVYDGYTGCTISYENVTYNGPQITYNRRGIARYINCSITIAGTGGDPAQEVAELAQLEIGGNTTFTNTAGATSMFWFAGNFGSNQYLKVLDGAQVTVSHNSTASPYGFIYVEGLGAAVNQRPEITIGQNASLAVSTRVGFTHIDHRVESIEIKQGGKLSIMQTSDPGNYPTVHLNSSLTVQDGGTLEVQREANTRASGLIRFYNTGGRVTLNNPKRIRLYNPYGRVVTARTGTATISGTVGAINAWTTDKGYTDSVDNMPANIWNKNDSSAMSMSATLGTAAVTAASISNQAEGDPFTAEFNSATFNTYAMPMLVMGSYFLDTDEVYPNDTAISGTADSAADIRAGYTNGGIQQALSATADGSGKYSMAIPDSPIAPDTEITAMSHRNYLKARHVTKVLEQPSILRFLAVPDDLAFATANISALPQTVGRQDAGWTIAVEDTRGTGSRFRVDASIAQPLLGVGGTTTYTLPDALVYVDGTGQRHTLGNVPVTVYDGTTGTSARTDINWAADKGLLVSLSGGEGQPGIPYSTTVEWSLIDAP from the coding sequence ATGAGAAAGGCGGCTGGGAAAAAGAGGTTCAAAATGAACCGTATCATATTGCTGATCCTGGCCGTCGCACTCATAGCAGCGGGAATTCCGGCCTATGCGCAGGAAACTACCCAGCTGCCTGCAGGACAGGATATGGCAGTGGCAGATGAGCCGGAAACGCTGCCAACTGAGGAGCCGCAGGAGGAAAGTGGGACGCAGCCCCCAAAAACGCTAATCGGGCAGGAGAAGGAAGAAGAATTGCCGGAAGCAGGGAATACACCGGAAGTATCCCCAGCGTTGCCATCGCCGCCACCTGTCCTGGAAACGGCAGAACCACAGCCGCAAGCGGAGGAAAATACAGAAGAACTGTCGATTATGCCGCTCACAATCGCGACGGATGGGCTGGATGCAAACGAAGTGATGGTAGATAATTTTGCCGACCTGAAAACAGTGCTGGAAGATTACTCGGCCTACGCGGGCGTTGATACCATTTACCTGAATGGCGATATCACATACCTTGCGGGCGGTATCGCGGTCAATAAGAACAGGAACGCCCTTACGATCATAGGACACCCAAAGGGAGAAGGCGGCCAATATACGATTACCGATATCGCGGGCGGAGCTCCTGGAAACGCAATCCGCATCCTAAAGAACAATTTTAATCTTACGATCAGGGATATCAATATTAATGGGAAAAATTATTATGGGCCATTCGTCGTATATGACGGATACACCGGGTGTACAATCAGCTATGAAAACGTGACGTACAACGGCCCGCAGATTACATATAACCGTCGGGGCATCGCGCGTTATATCAACTGTTCCATTACCATTGCCGGTACGGGCGGCGACCCGGCGCAGGAGGTAGCAGAGCTGGCGCAGCTTGAGATCGGCGGGAATACGACGTTTACCAATACGGCGGGTGCGACGTCGATGTTCTGGTTTGCCGGAAATTTCGGAAGCAACCAATACTTGAAAGTGCTTGACGGTGCGCAGGTGACAGTCAGCCATAATTCGACCGCGTCCCCTTACGGTTTTATCTATGTGGAGGGACTGGGCGCGGCGGTCAACCAAAGGCCGGAGATCACGATCGGCCAGAACGCGTCCCTGGCGGTGAGTACGAGGGTGGGCTTTACCCATATCGACCACCGCGTGGAGTCGATCGAAATCAAGCAGGGCGGAAAGCTGAGCATCATGCAAACGAGCGACCCGGGGAACTATCCCACGGTGCACTTAAACTCATCGCTTACCGTACAGGACGGCGGTACGCTCGAGGTACAGCGCGAAGCAAACACCCGTGCAAGCGGGCTGATCCGTTTTTATAATACCGGAGGAAGGGTAACGCTCAACAATCCGAAAAGGATACGGCTTTATAATCCCTACGGGCGCGTGGTCACTGCGCGCACGGGAACGGCAACGATCAGCGGGACGGTTGGCGCGATCAATGCATGGACGACGGATAAGGGATATACGGACAGCGTGGACAATATGCCCGCGAATATCTGGAACAAAAACGATTCGTCGGCTATGAGCATGAGCGCAACGCTGGGAACGGCAGCGGTGACTGCCGCTTCCATTTCCAATCAGGCGGAGGGAGATCCGTTCACAGCCGAGTTCAACAGCGCTACCTTTAATACCTATGCGATGCCCATGCTGGTCATGGGAAGTTATTTTCTCGATACGGATGAAGTATATCCAAACGATACGGCAATTTCGGGCACGGCGGACAGCGCTGCCGATATCAGGGCAGGCTATACGAACGGCGGAATACAACAGGCGTTGAGCGCCACGGCGGACGGCAGTGGAAAATATAGCATGGCGATACCTGACTCGCCGATCGCGCCGGATACGGAGATAACGGCCATGAGCCATAGGAATTACCTGAAAGCACGTCACGTCACAAAGGTACTGGAACAGCCGAGCATCCTCCGCTTCCTCGCCGTACCGGATGATCTGGCTTTTGCTACAGCGAACATCTCGGCATTGCCGCAAACAGTTGGCAGGCAGGACGCGGGTTGGACGATAGCTGTGGAGGATACGCGGGGAACAGGCAGCCGCTTCCGGGTGGATGCGAGCATCGCACAGCCGCTCTTGGGGGTAGGAGGTACGACGACGTACACTCTGCCGGATGCCCTCGTGTATGTGGATGGGACGGGACAGCGGCACACGCTGGGGAACGTGCCTGTAACCGTATATGATGGGACAACGGGGACTTCCGCCCGCACGGATATCAATTGGGCTGCCGACAAGGGTCTGCTCGTTTCACTGAGCGGTGGGGAAGGACAGCCGGGGATTCCCTACAGTACGACAGTGGAATGGTCATTGATTGACGCTCCCTGA